The Candidatus Nitrosopumilus sp. SW genomic sequence TCATCCTTTCTTTTGTTAAACGTTAATAATGCCACCATTTAGTTTTGTATTTCAATGGGCCGGTAGTCTAGCTGGTTAGGATACCGCCTCGACACGGCGGTGATCGTGAGTTCGAATCTCTCTCGGCCCACTTTTTAATTAAAAACCAGTACTGAATTCTTTGTCAATAGTACTCCAAGAAGTCTGAGTGGTGAGCATTCCTTTAGCCGAAAAACTATTGATTCTTTCATTTATCATATCTTCGTAAATTTCTGGACTTGTCTCAGATTTTGTTAGAACAAATATGCTGTTCAATGGTATTTGATCACCTGAAGAAAATACTGCTCTTCCTGGTAATGCAACATCCATTGCAGAATATTGACCTGAACCTAATTCAATTCCGTCAGTAAAAAGCTGATAATCAATAACTCCAACTGTAAATGCTTTGTCACTTGGATTTTTTACAAGAAATGTAACATCAAACTTTGCTTGATTATTCACATTATCTACATCTATCAATTCAACACTAAACAATTCAATTTCTGCTTGTTCCAATTGTGCATTGTCTAAACTAGCATAGAAAACAATTCCTCCCATTAAGGCAAAAACTCCTGCTATTGCAACATAAACTGTCATTTTGCTCTGAAGTGCCATTTCAATGTATCACATTACGTATAACTAAAAAAGGTTGTCAAGATCCAAATACATAATATTTCATTCAAAATATGATTAATCATGGCAGCATTAGAGCAAGCAATTCTAACTTGGATTCATCTTGTTGCAGCTGCAATATGGGTAGGTGGTTCATTATTCATTGGAATAGTTTTTTCTCCACTTCTAAAAACTATGACAAATTCTATTGAAGAAAGAATGCAAATAATGATTCGTGTTGGAAGGCGATTTAACAAAGTAGCTGTTCCTTCTTTAATTATTTTAATGGCAACTGGATTGTATAGTTCACATGTGTTACTAAGCAAACCAGATCTTCTTGTTGCAACAAGTTATGGAACTTTTCTTATAATCAAAATACTTCTTGTAATTGCATTAATTATTACATACATTGTACATGTTAGAGTAATTAGAAAAGATGTTGAAGATAAAATAATGTCAAATCAAATGCCTGAACACCAAATTCAAAAATTGAGAAAAAAAATTATAATTCTTGGAGAAATCACTGTAGTTTTATCCGTAGCAATCTTGTTTTTTGCAGCCTTACTTGATGCTGGGGTATGATATTCCCTCAATAATTACTTCAAAACCATTTGGTAATTTCCCTATCCCATACCTACAACCTGTAATTTTTGATGTTACAAACAAGTTAGTTTCCAAATGTTTTGAAATCTCCTTTACTTGGAATGTAGTTTTACCTTTGGCCAAACTTGCTGGAACTACAATCATGTCTGCTAGGTTCTCATCTACTGACCTATCTTCTAAAAATTTCCCATAATCTAATTCAAACTTTTGAGTTTTTTTGTTATATAATGAATCAACCCCTATGATTGAATTTTCATCAACACTGTAAACTAGTAGGGATGCACCTGAATCTATCGCCTCTTGTTCTTTAATTTCTGTTTTAACAACAAAGTTTTCTTTAGTTAACCTCTCTTCAATTTTTTTGATTTCACTTTTAATTTTTTCAGGTGATAGTTTTGAAAATGTAGAGATAATTTGTACTTGATTTGTTTTACGCTTTGATAACGAAATAGCTTTTACTTTTGATGGATTAATTTCCAAATTTATTTCCCCATTTCCTTTTGGATAGTATCCTCTTTTTTTTAACTCAAGTGAAAATTGAATTCCCATTCTTGAATATACCTCTTTTAGAACATGTTGAGTATAATCAATTGTAGGACTCCATTGTACATCTGTGCCTCCTTTGATTGTAAGATCAAGTTTCTTTTCTGAAATTGCAACTATTGGGATTAAAACTTGTAAAATTAATGAAATACTTCCTGCAGTTCCAACATCTTCAAATAATTTTGCATTTTTAATTTCTCCTGGAATGAATTTTAATTCTGTAGAACCAATTTCATCTCCAATAACTTTTGAATCTGAAATTTTTTTTAAAATTTTAATTGCAGTAATATGCTGTGGCTTTAATCCTGGAACCTTCCTGTTCTTTCTGATATTTTCAATATGTATTGGTTGTTTTGTAATACATGAAAGAATAATTGCAGAGCGAATTATTTGTCCTCCTCCTTCACCAAACGCTCCGTTGATTTTAAGAAAATTCATAATTTTTTCTTTCTAGGACTCTTTATGATAGTTTTTTAAAAAGAAATTTTCTATAATTTTGTATGAATGGATTGCTAATAGGACGATTCCAACCTTTTCATTTAGGTCATCTTGAGGCGCTACGGTTTGCTTTATCCAAAGTTGATAAATTGTGGGTAGGCTTGGGAAGTTCTAACAAATCTCCAGAAAAGAACAACCCTTTTTCGGCTGAAGAACGCAAAGAAATGATTCTATCTTCAATAGATGATTCCATGAAAGAAAAAATTTCGATCTATTTTATCCCGGATTTAGATAATCATGTAAAATGGATTGAAAAAATCGATACAATAGTTCCTGAATTTGATATTGTCTTCTCAAATGATGAACTTACTAATCATTTGTATTCAAAACGAGATATTCAAGTTGTTCCAATTCCTTTTTTAAAAAGAAACGAATTATCTGGAACAAATATTAGAGATTTGATTATTGGCGATCAGAATTGGAATGTACTAGTTCCCAAAGGTACAGAAAATTTTTTGATAAATCATAATGCCAAAGAACGTCTAAAAAATCTCTAATTATAAATAAACCCCGTATAGTACTGACAGGTAGATACACATGGAATATCTTTCAATGCTTCCAGGACCAACAAACGTACCTAATCGCGTAATGAGAGCTATGTTGGCACCAATCATCAACCATAGAAGTGATGATTTTGTTGAATTATACACAGATGTCATTGACAAAACTCAACAAGTCTTTGAAACTAAAAACGATGTTGTAGCATTGTCTGCATCTGGAACTGGTGCTGTTGAAGCAGGAGTTGTTAATTTAGTTAAGAAAGGTGACAAAGTAATCATTCCAGTAAACGGTGAATTTAGTAATAGATTATCTCAATTAATTGAAGGCCAAGGAGCAAACGTAGTAAAGCTTGAAACTCCTCCTGGAGAAAATGCAACTTTTGATCAAGTAAAAGAAGCATTTGACAATAACAAGGATGTCAAAGCATTCTATGTTGTTCATAATGAAACCTCAACAGGAACTATGGTCAATTATCTTGATAGAATATCTGATTTAACATCTAGAAATGATGCATTCTATGTAGTAGACTCTGTATCTCTCTTAGGGGGTGCACCACTTCCAGTTGATAAATGGAACATTGATGTATGTATGACTGGAGCACAAAAAGCAATTGCAGCTCCTCCAGGAATTTCTCCAATCTCAGTTAGTCCTAAAGCTAAAAAATACATGCAAGAAAATCCTCCATCTACAATGTATTTCAATTTAGCAAGATACTTCAAATATTATGATGAGGAAAAACATACTCCTTTCACACCAGCATTACCTTTACTTTATGCATACAGAGAAGCATTAGCAATCCTACTTGAAGAAGGATTACAAAACGTATTCAATAGACACAAGGTATGTTCAGATGCATTGTACTCTGGACTTAGTGCAATGGGATTATCTCCATTTGCAAAAGAAGAAGATCGTTCTATCTCTATTGTTGCATTAAATTATCTTGATGGTCTTGAAGATAAGACATTTAGAAATACACTTGCAAACAAATTCAAAGTTCTTGTTGCAGGTGGATTTGGAAATCTCAAAGGTAAAGTGTTTAGAGTTGGATGTATGGGTGAAGTTAGTCCATATCATGTAATGAGAACAATTTCTGCAATCTCATCAACATTAGCAATGATGGGATATGAGGTAGATGCTCAAGCAGGACTAAAAACTGCTGAAGAAAAACTCAAGTCTCTCTAAAACCGTGTTAACTTAATATAAGGAAATTCGAGACCGATCACATTGACTTTCGATAAAGGTTCACTAGTCTTAGTTGATTATACAGCAAAGGTCAAAGATAGTGAAGAAGTATTTGATACAACTCTTGAAGAAGATGCAAAAAAATATTCTATTCATGAGCAAAATGTCAAATATCAACCAAAACTAGTTTCAATTGGCGAAGTTTCATATCCAGTTCTAAAAGGACTTGATGAGGCTCTTGCAAAAACATCTGTTGGTGACAAACTTACAGTTGAAGTTACACCTGACAAAGGCTTTGGTGAAAGAGACTCTGGTAAAGTCAGAATGATTCCAATTAGAAAGCTAGGTGAGGATGCAGAGAAAGTTTCAGTTGGTGATACAATTGAAGTTGATAATAAACGTGGAATAATTCGTTTTATTGGTTCAGGAAGAGTCCAAATTGATTATAATCATAGATACGCAGGAAAAACAATTCTTTTTGATGTTAATGTTATCAAATCTCTTGATTCTCCAAACGATAAAGTTGATGGAATTTTAAAAAATAGACTTCCCGTAGAAGACTCAAAAATTTCATTTGACTTGAAAGATAAAGAAGTTAGCATTACTATTCCTGAAGAAATTCTTCGTGCAGATGGTTTACAAATAATGAAACACTTTATCCAATTAGATATTTTCAAATTTGTTCCTACTTTAGAAAAAGTAAACTTTGTTGAAACCCATGTCAACAAACAAACTCAAGAAAAGAAAACTGAAACAAAAGAAAAATCACCTGAACAAAAGGCTGCTTAAATTAAATAACTTTAGTACTCTTAGCTAGACTTTTTGCCTTTCTTTCTGTCATCTCTACTTCTTTTAGAATTGTGTATCTTTCAGGTCTCAAGTCTTGTGCAATAACTAAAGCATCAACTATTTGTTCTTCAGTTAAACCGATTTGTTTTGCAGTTGTTGGTGCACCAACATCTTTCAATGTTTTAACAATTTTTTTCCAATCTTGTCCTTGAAGTTTACCAATCATAATAGAACCTATTCCGCATTTTTCTCCATGTAATCCCTTTCCTGGTGCGATTTTGTCTAAAGCATGTGAAAATAGATGTTCAGCACCAGAACATGGTCTGCTACTTCCTGCAATACATGAAGCAACTCCTGCACTAATCAAAGCCTCAACAATTACTCTTGCATCTAATCCCTTTTTTGCATATTTCTTTGAGTTGTCTAGTACCATCATGGCACTCATCATGGCCAATTCTGCTGAGTAAGTTCCATAATATTCTCCAGTTTTTTGATGACCTAATTGCCAATCTTTAACTGCAATAATATTTGCGATCAGATCCCCGCAACCGCTAGCAAGTAATCTTGACGGTGCTTTTTTGATGATATCTATATCTACAAAAACCCCTAATGGTGCAGATGCAACAATAGAATGTGGTTTGTCACTTTTAACTGAAACAAATGGACTTGATACTCCATCATGTGATGCTGCAGTTGGTACACTGACAAATGGAATATCTAAATTAAAGGAAATTAATTTTGCAGCATCAACAGATCGTCCACCGCCAATACCTGCAATAATATCACTATGATCTTTTTTTACATCTTTTTGAATTTTATTTAGAGTGCTAATTTGATTATCTTTTGATGTGTGCCACACAAATTTGATTTTTTTAGTTTTTAATGATTTTTCAATTTTTTGTCTAAGAACTTTTTTAACATGAATTCCTGAAATTAGAGAAATTTTTTTTGGTTTTGTTAAATTGTGTAAAAATTCACCAAATTCATTTATGTTTTTTTCACCTACAACAATCTGCCTAGGTAATTCCATTGTATGTGATTTCATGCGATCTTGATTTTTTGTCATTATTTATGATTTCCAGAGATCAAAAAGTTATTTAAAAGGGTGAAATGCCATTTACTTTATCTTAATAGGTGTATTTTTTGTCAAATAATGTCGAAGAAAAAATTCTGCACGGGACTACCACTGTAGGTATCAAGGCAAAGGATGGTGTAGTTTTGTGTGCAGATATGAGGGCAAGCGCTGGATATTTTATTGCAAACAATAACACGATGAAAATTCAAAAAATAGATGATCATGCTGGATTGACCCTAGCCGGTGGTGTTGCTGATGCACAAAACATTGTTGATATTTTACGTTATCATTCTAATCTTCATAGAGTTGAAAAACATGGACCAATATCCATTCATTCACTTGCAAGACTTTGCTCATTGATTTTCCATCAAAACAGAG encodes the following:
- the rtcA gene encoding RNA 3'-terminal phosphate cyclase, which gives rise to MNFLKINGAFGEGGGQIIRSAIILSCITKQPIHIENIRKNRKVPGLKPQHITAIKILKKISDSKVIGDEIGSTELKFIPGEIKNAKLFEDVGTAGSISLILQVLIPIVAISEKKLDLTIKGGTDVQWSPTIDYTQHVLKEVYSRMGIQFSLELKKRGYYPKGNGEINLEINPSKVKAISLSKRKTNQVQIISTFSKLSPEKIKSEIKKIEERLTKENFVVKTEIKEQEAIDSGASLLVYSVDENSIIGVDSLYNKKTQKFELDYGKFLEDRSVDENLADMIVVPASLAKGKTTFQVKEISKHLETNLFVTSKITGCRYGIGKLPNGFEVIIEGISYPSIK
- a CDS encoding nicotinamide-nucleotide adenylyltransferase, producing MNGLLIGRFQPFHLGHLEALRFALSKVDKLWVGLGSSNKSPEKNNPFSAEERKEMILSSIDDSMKEKISIYFIPDLDNHVKWIEKIDTIVPEFDIVFSNDELTNHLYSKRDIQVVPIPFLKRNELSGTNIRDLIIGDQNWNVLVPKGTENFLINHNAKERLKNL
- a CDS encoding FKBP-type peptidyl-prolyl cis-trans isomerase — its product is MTFDKGSLVLVDYTAKVKDSEEVFDTTLEEDAKKYSIHEQNVKYQPKLVSIGEVSYPVLKGLDEALAKTSVGDKLTVEVTPDKGFGERDSGKVRMIPIRKLGEDAEKVSVGDTIEVDNKRGIIRFIGSGRVQIDYNHRYAGKTILFDVNVIKSLDSPNDKVDGILKNRLPVEDSKISFDLKDKEVSITIPEEILRADGLQIMKHFIQLDIFKFVPTLEKVNFVETHVNKQTQEKKTETKEKSPEQKAA
- a CDS encoding sn-glycerol-1-phosphate dehydrogenase, encoding MTKNQDRMKSHTMELPRQIVVGEKNINEFGEFLHNLTKPKKISLISGIHVKKVLRQKIEKSLKTKKIKFVWHTSKDNQISTLNKIQKDVKKDHSDIIAGIGGGRSVDAAKLISFNLDIPFVSVPTAASHDGVSSPFVSVKSDKPHSIVASAPLGVFVDIDIIKKAPSRLLASGCGDLIANIIAVKDWQLGHQKTGEYYGTYSAELAMMSAMMVLDNSKKYAKKGLDARVIVEALISAGVASCIAGSSRPCSGAEHLFSHALDKIAPGKGLHGEKCGIGSIMIGKLQGQDWKKIVKTLKDVGAPTTAKQIGLTEEQIVDALVIAQDLRPERYTILKEVEMTERKAKSLAKSTKVI
- a CDS encoding alanine--glyoxylate aminotransferase family protein; the encoded protein is MEYLSMLPGPTNVPNRVMRAMLAPIINHRSDDFVELYTDVIDKTQQVFETKNDVVALSASGTGAVEAGVVNLVKKGDKVIIPVNGEFSNRLSQLIEGQGANVVKLETPPGENATFDQVKEAFDNNKDVKAFYVVHNETSTGTMVNYLDRISDLTSRNDAFYVVDSVSLLGGAPLPVDKWNIDVCMTGAQKAIAAPPGISPISVSPKAKKYMQENPPSTMYFNLARYFKYYDEEKHTPFTPALPLLYAYREALAILLEEGLQNVFNRHKVCSDALYSGLSAMGLSPFAKEEDRSISIVALNYLDGLEDKTFRNTLANKFKVLVAGGFGNLKGKVFRVGCMGEVSPYHVMRTISAISSTLAMMGYEVDAQAGLKTAEEKLKSL
- a CDS encoding CopD family protein; this encodes MAALEQAILTWIHLVAAAIWVGGSLFIGIVFSPLLKTMTNSIEERMQIMIRVGRRFNKVAVPSLIILMATGLYSSHVLLSKPDLLVATSYGTFLIIKILLVIALIITYIVHVRVIRKDVEDKIMSNQMPEHQIQKLRKKIIILGEITVVLSVAILFFAALLDAGV